From a single Chitinophaga sp. Cy-1792 genomic region:
- a CDS encoding WYL domain-containing protein, producing MPKNKDALSRYRWLDERLRNKRSAKPTLEALIAYVSDKMGVEVSTRTIQKDIQDMRQDPELNYMAPIIYDRASKTYRYADDNYSISQLPIEEADLQGLEIAIGILEQFRSLPVVQQFEDAILKIAASLKINRENLQHQGLIKFARTSQYKGAEHIPEIVDAIKKLEVIRIAYQSFDRDEPKEYRVEPYHLREYQHRFYLIGKSLQNTGDGLRTFALDRIVKLWPTMQNFDEKNFDDASYFQHAIGITVHDGEPEQVLLAFTPRQAKYIKSQPIHASQKVIKDSEKECQIALNVVINHELIMTLLSYGSNVKVLKPASLTDKMKEEAGNMLANYK from the coding sequence GTGCCAAAAAATAAAGATGCACTCTCGCGTTATCGCTGGCTCGACGAACGATTACGCAATAAACGATCAGCGAAACCCACCCTGGAAGCACTTATTGCCTATGTTTCCGACAAAATGGGCGTCGAAGTATCTACCCGCACCATCCAGAAAGATATCCAGGACATGCGGCAGGATCCGGAGCTGAACTATATGGCGCCCATCATTTATGATCGCGCGTCCAAAACCTATCGGTATGCTGATGATAATTACTCCATCAGCCAGCTTCCTATTGAAGAAGCTGACCTGCAGGGACTCGAAATTGCCATCGGTATCCTCGAACAGTTCCGTAGCCTGCCTGTTGTACAGCAATTTGAAGATGCTATCCTGAAAATAGCCGCCAGCCTGAAAATAAACAGGGAAAACCTTCAACATCAAGGTCTTATCAAATTTGCCCGTACCTCTCAGTACAAAGGCGCCGAACATATTCCGGAAATCGTAGACGCCATCAAAAAACTGGAAGTCATTCGTATCGCCTATCAGTCTTTCGACAGAGACGAACCAAAAGAATACCGCGTAGAACCTTATCACCTCCGGGAATACCAGCACCGCTTCTATCTTATAGGTAAAAGCCTGCAAAACACCGGTGATGGCCTCCGTACCTTCGCCCTCGACCGTATCGTCAAATTATGGCCCACCATGCAAAATTTCGATGAGAAAAATTTTGATGACGCCAGCTACTTTCAACATGCGATCGGCATCACCGTGCATGACGGCGAACCGGAACAGGTACTCCTCGCCTTCACACCACGACAGGCGAAATACATCAAATCACAGCCTATCCATGCTTCCCAGAAAGTAATAAAGGATAGCGAGAAAGAATGCCAGATTGCACTCAACGTAGTTATCAATCATGAACTTATCATGACACTGCTCTCCTACGGCAGTAACGTGAAAGTCCTCAAACCGGCATCGCTCACCGACAAAATGAAAGAGGAAGCCGGCAATATGCTGGCCAACTACAAATAA
- a CDS encoding peroxiredoxin, with protein MSLRLGDTAPNFTAKTTLGEINFYDYLGDSWGVLFSHPADFTPVCTTELGKTALLSNEFAKRNVKVLALSVDPLDKHQSWIGDINETQHCDVNFPIIADEDKTVANLYGMIHPNASETFTVRSLFIIGPDKKVKLMITYPASTGRNFFEVLRVIDSLQLTAQYSVATPADWKDGEDVIVTAAVPTADIPERFPKGHKIIKPYLRTTPQPNK; from the coding sequence ATGAGTTTAAGACTGGGCGACACTGCTCCCAACTTTACAGCAAAAACGACATTAGGAGAAATAAATTTTTACGATTACCTTGGTGATTCCTGGGGCGTATTGTTCTCGCATCCTGCAGACTTTACACCTGTGTGTACTACCGAGTTGGGTAAAACAGCGCTGCTCAGCAATGAGTTTGCTAAACGCAATGTAAAAGTGCTGGCCCTCAGCGTTGACCCGCTGGATAAACATCAAAGCTGGATCGGTGATATTAACGAAACTCAACACTGCGACGTTAACTTCCCTATCATTGCTGATGAAGACAAAACAGTGGCCAACCTGTATGGCATGATTCATCCTAATGCCTCAGAAACCTTTACTGTCAGATCCCTGTTCATCATCGGACCTGATAAAAAGGTAAAACTCATGATCACTTACCCGGCTTCAACCGGCAGAAACTTCTTCGAAGTACTGCGTGTGATCGACTCACTCCAGCTCACTGCTCAGTATAGCGTTGCTACACCTGCAGACTGGAAAGATGGTGAAGATGTTATCGTTACGGCTGCTGTGCCTACCGCCGACATCCCTGAACGTTTTCCGAAAGGCCACAAAATCATTAAGCCTTACCTGAGAACAACACCACAACCTAACAAATAA
- a CDS encoding RluA family pseudouridine synthase — protein sequence MRIEEHIILETPDFVIVNKPSGMLTLPDRHDNELTSLNAVMKKAFGEIFTVHRLDRDTSGIILFARNEAAHKYYSQLFESRDVKKFYLGIVSGQIIPKKGSVNEGIMEHPVQKGKMVTNRKGKASLTDYEVQEEFGLFSLVRMQIHTGRTHQIRVHMKFLGHPIAVDELYGNGEPVKLSTIKKKFKLGKHTEEERPLLSRLALHAAMLVFKDQQGVEHTVEAPLPKDMAAVLNQLRKHKG from the coding sequence ATGCGTATAGAAGAGCATATTATATTAGAAACACCAGACTTTGTCATTGTCAACAAACCATCAGGAATGCTAACATTACCTGATCGTCATGATAATGAGCTTACGTCACTGAATGCAGTGATGAAGAAGGCCTTTGGTGAAATATTCACTGTTCACAGGCTCGACCGTGATACCAGTGGTATTATCCTTTTTGCCCGGAACGAAGCTGCCCATAAATACTATTCCCAGCTGTTTGAAAGCAGGGATGTGAAGAAGTTTTATCTCGGTATCGTTAGTGGCCAGATAATTCCGAAGAAAGGCAGTGTAAACGAAGGCATTATGGAACATCCTGTTCAGAAGGGCAAGATGGTTACCAACCGTAAAGGAAAGGCTTCACTCACGGACTATGAGGTGCAGGAAGAGTTTGGACTGTTTAGCCTGGTCAGAATGCAGATCCATACGGGTCGCACGCACCAGATCAGGGTACATATGAAGTTCCTGGGCCATCCCATTGCAGTAGATGAGCTGTATGGCAATGGAGAACCGGTGAAACTGAGTACCATCAAGAAGAAATTCAAGCTGGGTAAACATACGGAAGAAGAAAGACCTTTATTGAGCAGACTGGCGTTGCATGCCGCTATGTTGGTATTTAAAGACCAGCAGGGTGTGGAACATACTGTGGAAGCGCCTTTGCCGAAGGATATGGCGGCGGTGCTGAATCAGTTGAGAAAGCATAAAGGGTAA
- a CDS encoding VWA domain-containing protein → MKKILAMVICMMISAMALKAQSGEISGTVKDSQTGDLLPGVTVQVKNTKTAVATDIKGRWKLKIKTASAVVQVSFVGYLNQELTLNAGADTVIALQQDNRTLKEIAVTGYAPVRRKVASSYESVKSTPFAGYYSSMQGQDANTEAYGTINENTFHNAIDQPLSTFSADVDRASYSNIRRFLNNGQLPPADAIRVEEMINYFDYHYPQPTGEAPVAIVADMAVCPWNKDHQLVRIGIQGKTVETKNLPSSNLVFLLDVSGSMDEPNKLPLVKRAMEILVKQLRPQDKVSIVVYAGAAGVVLPATSGAHKEKILAALNKLEAGGSTNGGQGIQLAYDIAAKNFLPKGNNRVILATDGDFNVGVSGNGELERLIEKERERGISLSVLGFGMGNIKDDKMETLADKGNGNYAYIDSYEEARRIFETEFGGTLFTIAKDVKLQVEFNPATVQSYRLVGYENRLLNTEDFNNDKKDAGDMGAGHTVTALYEIIPAGSKEKPVNWVDPLKYQQSVTGTSKELLTVKVRYKEPSSTKSKLLQVSLGNRAAAINNMDADFRMAAAVATFGQLLRESSFKGKATYDDILAWATSAKGDDPEGYRSEFLQLVKKARLLKK, encoded by the coding sequence ATGAAAAAAATACTCGCAATGGTCATCTGTATGATGATATCTGCAATGGCCCTGAAGGCCCAATCCGGAGAAATATCCGGCACAGTAAAAGATAGCCAGACCGGTGATCTGCTACCGGGTGTTACCGTTCAGGTCAAAAACACCAAAACAGCTGTGGCGACCGATATCAAAGGACGATGGAAGCTGAAAATCAAAACCGCAAGCGCGGTAGTACAGGTTTCATTCGTAGGATACCTGAACCAGGAGTTAACGCTGAACGCTGGCGCTGATACAGTTATAGCGCTGCAACAGGATAACAGGACATTGAAGGAGATAGCTGTAACCGGCTATGCTCCTGTCAGAAGAAAGGTAGCATCTTCCTATGAATCTGTTAAGTCCACCCCCTTTGCAGGATACTATTCCTCCATGCAGGGGCAGGATGCCAATACGGAAGCCTACGGCACGATCAATGAAAATACCTTCCATAATGCCATAGATCAGCCTTTGAGTACTTTCAGTGCAGATGTAGACAGGGCATCCTACAGTAATATCAGGCGTTTTCTGAACAATGGCCAGCTTCCTCCTGCCGATGCAATAAGGGTGGAAGAGATGATCAATTATTTTGATTACCATTATCCACAACCCACAGGAGAGGCGCCGGTGGCCATTGTAGCAGATATGGCGGTATGTCCCTGGAATAAGGACCATCAGCTGGTACGCATTGGCATTCAGGGTAAAACAGTGGAAACCAAAAACTTACCTTCCAGCAACCTGGTATTCCTGCTAGATGTTTCCGGTTCTATGGATGAACCCAACAAGCTGCCGCTGGTAAAGCGTGCCATGGAAATCCTGGTAAAACAATTAAGACCACAGGATAAAGTATCAATCGTTGTATACGCAGGCGCAGCCGGAGTAGTACTACCGGCCACCAGTGGTGCCCACAAAGAGAAAATTCTCGCCGCATTAAACAAATTGGAGGCCGGTGGCTCCACAAACGGAGGCCAGGGCATTCAGCTGGCCTATGATATTGCTGCAAAAAACTTTCTTCCCAAAGGAAACAACCGGGTAATACTCGCCACTGACGGAGATTTCAACGTAGGTGTAAGCGGCAACGGTGAACTGGAACGTCTTATTGAAAAAGAAAGGGAAAGAGGTATATCCTTGTCTGTATTAGGTTTTGGGATGGGCAATATCAAGGATGACAAAATGGAAACCCTTGCCGATAAAGGTAATGGCAACTATGCATATATCGACAGCTACGAAGAAGCCAGAAGAATTTTTGAAACAGAATTTGGCGGAACGCTATTCACCATTGCCAAGGATGTAAAGCTGCAGGTAGAGTTCAATCCTGCTACGGTACAGTCTTACAGACTGGTGGGTTATGAAAACAGGTTATTGAACACAGAGGATTTTAATAATGATAAAAAAGACGCCGGAGATATGGGCGCCGGCCATACTGTAACAGCTTTATATGAAATTATCCCGGCGGGAAGTAAAGAAAAGCCTGTCAACTGGGTAGATCCATTGAAGTATCAGCAATCTGTAACCGGTACCAGCAAAGAATTACTGACTGTAAAAGTTCGTTATAAAGAGCCCTCCTCTACGAAAAGCAAGCTATTGCAGGTTTCCCTTGGCAACAGGGCTGCGGCCATAAATAATATGGATGCCGATTTCAGAATGGCAGCTGCTGTGGCCACCTTCGGGCAGTTGCTCCGGGAATCCAGCTTTAAGGGTAAGGCTACCTATGATGATATACTGGCCTGGGCTACCAGTGCCAAGGGAGATGATCCTGAGGGCTACAGGAGCGAGTTTCTGCAACTGGTCAAAAAAGCGCGGCTGCTTAAAAAATGA
- a CDS encoding anhydro-N-acetylmuramic acid kinase has translation MVYNVIGTMSGSSLDGLDIVFAELTEIRGQWTYIIKASESLPYEQEWVDKLANATSLSARDYLLLHSEYGHYNGHRINKFIEANQLDHKVHFIASHGHTTFHMPAGKMTAQLGDGAAIAAVTKLPVISDLRAMDVALGGQGAPIVPIGEKYLFPGYQYYLNLGGIANISAVLPDGFTAFDVCPANRVLNGLVAALNRAYDAGGELAAGGVTDHDLLDKLNALAYYNEPWPKSLANDFGTATILPMFDALRISVQGKLNTYVEHIAIQIANAVASLKLKMDDPAAPAKMLITGGGTLNTYLISRIRVHLQSLDVEVAVPDEGTINYKEALIMALIGTLRWRQEENVLSSVTGAERDSIGGALWVQ, from the coding sequence ATGGTATATAATGTGATAGGCACCATGTCGGGCAGCTCACTGGATGGACTGGATATTGTGTTTGCGGAGCTGACAGAGATACGTGGACAATGGACATACATCATCAAGGCATCGGAAAGTTTGCCTTATGAGCAGGAATGGGTAGATAAGCTGGCTAATGCTACCAGCTTGTCGGCGCGTGATTACCTGCTGCTGCATAGCGAATACGGTCATTACAACGGCCATCGTATCAATAAATTTATTGAGGCTAATCAACTGGACCATAAAGTCCACTTTATTGCCTCTCATGGTCATACTACTTTTCATATGCCTGCGGGTAAGATGACGGCCCAGCTGGGTGATGGCGCCGCTATAGCGGCGGTTACCAAGCTGCCGGTTATCAGTGATTTACGTGCTATGGACGTGGCTTTGGGTGGTCAGGGTGCACCAATTGTACCTATTGGAGAAAAATATCTCTTCCCTGGTTACCAGTATTACCTGAACCTGGGTGGTATCGCCAATATCTCTGCTGTATTGCCGGATGGCTTTACTGCATTTGATGTTTGTCCGGCAAACCGTGTCCTGAACGGCCTTGTAGCAGCATTGAACCGTGCATATGATGCTGGTGGCGAATTAGCTGCCGGCGGGGTTACCGACCATGATCTGCTGGATAAACTAAATGCACTGGCATATTATAATGAACCATGGCCTAAGTCGCTGGCGAATGATTTCGGCACGGCTACCATCCTGCCAATGTTTGATGCATTGCGTATTTCTGTGCAGGGTAAACTGAATACCTATGTAGAGCATATCGCTATTCAGATTGCCAATGCAGTGGCTTCGCTGAAATTAAAAATGGACGATCCGGCAGCACCGGCTAAAATGCTGATTACTGGCGGAGGTACACTGAATACCTATCTTATCAGCCGTATCCGCGTACATCTTCAATCACTGGATGTAGAAGTGGCAGTACCTGATGAAGGAACAATTAATTATAAAGAAGCGCTGATTATGGCGTTGATCGGCACGTTACGCTGGAGACAGGAAGAAAATGTATTGTCTTCCGTAACAGGCGCTGAAAGAGATAGTATCGGCGGTGCCTTGTGGGTACAATAG
- the ade gene encoding adenine deaminase, producing MNSFEITANLVDVLQQEIYPARVQIQDGHIRQITRLHEPCEGYIMPGFTDAHVHVESSMLIPSEFARLAVVHGTVATISDPHEIANVLGVPGVEYMLENGKQVPFKFNFGAPSCVPATVFETAGATIDAAAVASLLLRNDIKYLTEMMNFPGVLHKDPEVMAKIAAAKSMNKPVDGHAPGLRGEDARNYIQAGISTDHECFTIEEAREKLSYGMHILIREGSAAKNFEALIPLLPDYYEKIMFCSDDKHPDNLEEGHINLLVKRALAKGNDLFKVLRAACVNPVLHYQLDNGLLRVDDAADFILVDDLKNFNVLGTWINGVKVAENGRTLINSVEVAPINNFDCDPKNVVDFFMPCTSESVTVPVIGAIEGELITDKLSAVLHPVNGNVQSDTKQDVLKLAVVNRYTNAPVAMSFIKGFGLKEGAIASSVAHDSHNIIAVGADDQSLCTAINAVIAAKGGISVVSKSGMDVLALPVAGLMSNLDGYTISSKYSAMDRAAKGIGSTLASPYMTLSFMALLVIPHLKLSDKGLFDGDTFTFVDQELK from the coding sequence ATGAATAGCTTTGAAATTACTGCAAACCTGGTGGATGTACTGCAACAGGAAATATACCCGGCCAGGGTACAAATACAAGACGGTCACATCCGGCAGATCACCCGCCTCCATGAGCCCTGCGAGGGCTATATTATGCCGGGCTTCACGGATGCGCATGTACACGTAGAAAGCTCCATGCTGATTCCTTCGGAATTTGCCCGGCTCGCAGTAGTACATGGCACCGTAGCAACGATCAGTGATCCTCACGAAATAGCGAACGTATTAGGTGTTCCCGGTGTGGAATATATGCTCGAAAATGGGAAACAAGTCCCCTTTAAATTCAATTTCGGCGCCCCTTCCTGCGTTCCGGCAACAGTATTCGAAACTGCCGGCGCCACCATTGACGCTGCCGCTGTTGCCAGTCTGCTCCTCAGAAACGATATCAAATACCTCACGGAAATGATGAATTTTCCGGGAGTATTACATAAAGACCCGGAAGTAATGGCCAAAATAGCCGCTGCCAAATCCATGAATAAGCCCGTGGATGGCCATGCGCCAGGCCTCCGTGGCGAAGATGCCCGCAATTATATTCAGGCAGGTATCAGCACTGACCACGAATGCTTTACCATTGAAGAAGCCCGTGAAAAGCTCTCCTATGGCATGCATATCCTCATCAGAGAAGGTAGTGCCGCCAAAAATTTCGAAGCACTCATCCCCCTCCTGCCGGATTATTACGAGAAAATCATGTTCTGCAGTGACGACAAGCACCCGGACAATCTCGAGGAAGGCCATATCAATCTGCTTGTAAAACGCGCACTGGCAAAGGGTAACGACCTCTTCAAAGTACTGCGCGCCGCCTGTGTAAACCCCGTATTACATTACCAGCTGGATAACGGATTACTCCGCGTAGACGATGCCGCAGATTTTATCCTGGTAGATGACCTGAAAAACTTCAACGTACTTGGCACCTGGATCAATGGGGTTAAAGTTGCTGAAAATGGCCGTACGCTTATAAATTCAGTAGAAGTTGCTCCAATAAACAATTTCGACTGCGATCCGAAAAATGTAGTTGATTTCTTTATGCCATGTACCAGCGAAAGTGTTACCGTTCCTGTAATTGGCGCTATTGAAGGAGAACTGATCACCGATAAACTCAGTGCAGTATTACACCCTGTAAATGGTAACGTTCAGAGCGACACCAAACAGGATGTGCTGAAACTCGCTGTGGTAAACAGATATACCAACGCCCCCGTGGCAATGTCCTTTATTAAAGGATTTGGACTGAAAGAAGGCGCTATCGCTTCGTCTGTGGCGCACGACAGTCATAATATTATTGCTGTTGGGGCAGATGATCAAAGTTTATGTACTGCTATCAACGCAGTCATTGCAGCCAAAGGTGGAATCAGTGTAGTCAGCAAGTCTGGCATGGATGTACTGGCACTACCGGTAGCAGGCCTGATGTCTAACCTTGACGGATATACGATATCTTCCAAATACAGTGCTATGGACCGTGCTGCCAAAGGAATAGGATCAACACTTGCCTCTCCATATATGACACTGTCGTTTATGGCACTCCTGGTAATTCCTCATCTGAAACTGAGTGATAAAGGGCTTTTCGACGGAGATACCTTTACGTTTGTAGACCAGGAATTAAAATAA
- the upp gene encoding uracil phosphoribosyltransferase, with product MVINLSETNSLVGEWLSEIRNVDVQHDRMRFRRNMERVGEVAAYEISKTLEYVEKDITTPLGIAKCRVLKEQPVLATILRAGLALHQGLLHYFDKADHAFISAYRKHNHDGSFDINLEYVSSPSIEGQVLIVSDPMLATGASLVKTIEHLEEIGKPSHIHLVVAIACTVGIEYVLRNTKSNLTIWAGDIDDELTAKGYIVPGLGDAGDLAFGNKIQQ from the coding sequence ATGGTAATTAATTTAAGTGAAACTAATTCGCTGGTAGGTGAATGGCTCAGTGAAATCAGAAACGTTGATGTGCAGCATGACCGCATGCGTTTCAGACGTAATATGGAGCGTGTAGGTGAAGTGGCAGCGTATGAAATCAGTAAAACACTGGAATATGTAGAGAAAGATATCACTACTCCGCTGGGTATTGCAAAGTGCCGCGTGCTGAAAGAACAGCCGGTATTGGCAACTATCCTGCGTGCAGGACTCGCACTGCATCAGGGTTTACTGCATTACTTCGATAAGGCAGACCACGCTTTTATTTCTGCTTATCGCAAACATAATCATGATGGTTCTTTTGATATTAACCTGGAATATGTGAGCAGTCCATCCATCGAAGGTCAGGTGCTGATCGTGTCCGACCCGATGCTGGCTACCGGAGCTTCCCTGGTTAAAACGATCGAACACCTGGAAGAGATCGGTAAACCTTCTCATATTCACCTGGTAGTAGCTATTGCCTGCACCGTTGGTATCGAATATGTATTAAGAAACACCAAATCCAACCTTACCATCTGGGCTGGAGATATTGATGATGAGCTGACTGCAAAAGGCTATATCGTTCCAGGACTCGGTGATGCCGGAGATCTGGCATTCGGAAATAAAATACAACAATAG
- a CDS encoding SAM-dependent methyltransferase: MSIGKVYLIPTVLSADALYSIPAYVTPLVQQLRVFYVENERTARRYLKALDRQINIDALQLLPMHENQLPDTALAIKYLKEGTDIGVISEAGCPAVADPGHLIVQAAHSIDAPVVPMVGPNSMLLALMASGMNGQNFQFVGYLPIKPHERTSAIKDLELQSIKKKQTQLFIETPYRNNQLLKDILDNCKDYTRVCIAADITGPEEFIKTKTVKEWRKAIPELHKKPAIFLLDANS; encoded by the coding sequence ATGTCTATCGGCAAAGTGTACCTGATTCCTACCGTGCTGAGTGCCGATGCCCTCTATAGTATTCCGGCGTACGTAACACCACTGGTACAGCAGCTAAGGGTTTTTTATGTAGAAAATGAGCGGACTGCCCGCCGGTACCTGAAGGCGCTGGACAGGCAGATCAACATAGATGCATTGCAGTTACTGCCCATGCACGAAAACCAGTTGCCGGATACAGCGCTGGCCATCAAATATTTAAAAGAAGGAACAGATATAGGTGTAATCAGTGAAGCCGGCTGCCCTGCGGTAGCAGATCCCGGCCATCTCATTGTACAGGCCGCGCACAGCATTGATGCTCCTGTGGTGCCGATGGTAGGCCCCAACTCTATGCTGCTGGCCCTGATGGCCTCCGGCATGAACGGTCAGAACTTCCAGTTCGTAGGATATCTTCCTATCAAACCGCACGAGCGCACCAGCGCCATCAAAGACCTGGAATTACAATCCATCAAAAAGAAACAGACACAGTTGTTTATAGAAACGCCTTACCGGAATAACCAACTGCTGAAAGATATCCTGGATAACTGCAAAGACTATACACGTGTATGTATAGCGGCAGATATCACCGGTCCGGAAGAATTCATCAAAACAAAAACAGTGAAGGAATGGCGCAAAGCCATACCGGAACTGCATAAGAAACCGGCGATATTCCTGCTGGACGCCAATAGCTGA
- a CDS encoding EI24 domain-containing protein, with the protein MFSFREVLSAIQSYGKAHQFIKQHNLWKWIIIPGVIYAILFLTGLYFVFNYSRDFVEYLTVFFHIREWIADLESSWVSFLYILVEWAITIIFLFWYLSIFKYLFLILGSPIFSWLSEKTEAILEHRDFPFSWKQLFSDMLRGIKMSCRNMVYQTGAILILLIVSFIPVVGWITPMIGFFIECYFYGFSMMDYSCERHRLNMSQSITFIRQHRGMALGNGLVFCFFMLIPVVGWVLAPSYAVIAATIDLQNKKLR; encoded by the coding sequence TTGTTTTCATTCAGAGAAGTGCTGTCTGCTATTCAGTCCTACGGAAAAGCGCATCAATTCATCAAGCAGCACAATTTGTGGAAGTGGATTATCATTCCTGGTGTTATCTATGCTATTTTATTTCTGACAGGGTTATATTTTGTATTTAACTATTCCCGGGATTTCGTGGAATACCTCACCGTATTTTTCCATATCAGGGAATGGATCGCTGACCTGGAAAGCAGCTGGGTAAGCTTCTTGTATATCCTGGTGGAATGGGCCATCACCATCATTTTTCTATTCTGGTATCTCTCTATATTCAAATATTTATTTCTCATACTGGGCTCTCCTATTTTTTCCTGGTTATCAGAAAAAACAGAAGCTATACTGGAGCACCGCGATTTTCCATTCAGCTGGAAACAGCTGTTTTCAGATATGCTGAGAGGGATTAAGATGTCGTGCCGGAATATGGTGTACCAGACAGGCGCCATACTCATATTGCTGATTGTGTCCTTTATTCCTGTTGTAGGCTGGATTACGCCGATGATAGGGTTCTTTATAGAATGCTATTTCTATGGGTTTTCGATGATGGATTACAGCTGTGAACGTCACCGACTGAACATGTCGCAAAGTATTACGTTTATACGTCAGCATAGAGGGATGGCATTAGGTAATGGCCTGGTATTTTGTTTCTTTATGCTGATACCGGTTGTTGGCTGGGTGCTGGCGCCTTCTTACGCTGTAATAGCGGCTACTATTGATTTACAAAACAAAAAACTGAGATAA
- a CDS encoding PorP/SprF family type IX secretion system membrane protein: MKRALLFLTIFFSLNSLRAQDPHFSQFFASPLTLNPAFTGLFSGDYRLSGNYRSQWRSISTPFVTGTAAIDFGILKNVISYTDIWGVGLMAMYDRTGGGALTSSYLSASTAYHKGLDPEGNHTLAIGLQGTLVQKRVDNDKLRFENQIDNNGYNPSIPSGETLINPKISYFDPNVGILYNGLIGESTNIYAGVSYYHITQPTESFMNMTNNRLSYRWTIHGGGSAPVNGKDRIHGSILYMKQSTASEFTFGGAYGFTLDEVDDNPTVFYVGSWYRWKDAVIPYVGMEIKGFQIGLTYDTNVSTLKPASNYRGGLELSLIYIHTKNQMNKYKTLCPRF, from the coding sequence ATGAAAAGAGCTTTACTATTCCTGACCATATTCTTCAGTTTAAATTCATTGCGGGCGCAAGATCCGCACTTCTCACAGTTTTTTGCTTCGCCACTTACCCTTAACCCGGCTTTTACAGGTTTATTTTCAGGCGATTATCGTCTGTCTGGTAACTATCGTTCTCAATGGAGAAGTATTTCTACTCCATTTGTGACCGGTACCGCAGCAATTGACTTTGGGATATTGAAAAATGTGATTTCCTACACAGATATCTGGGGCGTAGGTTTGATGGCCATGTACGACCGCACTGGCGGCGGTGCACTGACCTCCTCTTACCTGTCGGCCAGCACGGCCTACCATAAAGGCCTCGATCCGGAAGGTAACCATACACTGGCAATCGGTTTACAAGGTACCCTGGTGCAGAAACGTGTGGACAACGACAAACTCCGCTTTGAAAATCAGATTGACAACAACGGATATAACCCATCAATACCAAGCGGCGAAACACTGATCAATCCTAAGATCTCCTATTTCGACCCTAACGTTGGTATACTTTATAACGGGTTAATCGGAGAATCTACCAATATCTACGCAGGCGTATCTTACTATCATATTACACAGCCTACTGAATCTTTCATGAACATGACCAATAACAGGTTGAGCTACCGCTGGACTATCCATGGCGGGGGTTCTGCTCCGGTAAATGGGAAAGACAGGATTCACGGAAGCATACTGTATATGAAACAGAGCACTGCATCAGAATTCACCTTTGGTGGCGCCTATGGCTTTACACTGGATGAAGTAGACGATAACCCTACCGTATTCTACGTTGGTAGCTGGTATCGCTGGAAAGATGCGGTGATCCCTTACGTAGGCATGGAGATCAAAGGTTTCCAGATAGGTCTCACATACGACACCAACGTTTCTACACTGAAACCTGCGTCCAACTATCGCGGAGGTCTTGAACTCTCCCTGATATACATCCACACCAAAAACCAGATGAACAAGTATAAAACACTCTGTCCCAGGTTCTAA